One part of the Dyadobacter sp. 676 genome encodes these proteins:
- a CDS encoding dihydrodipicolinate synthase family protein produces MNTIQHTDGLIAALFTPFHSDGSVHYELLPPLAEHLISSRISGIFICGSNGEGPNLTLEERMRIAETVIDAGKGRLRNIVHVGHASIAEARKLARHAQEAGADAISSVAAFYFKPTSVQNLADCMTDIAAGAPQLPFYYYHIPSLTGFSVDVLDLMGIAKKQIPNFAGIKYTAATLWEYQECLNFDQGRYDVLYGFDENHLPALAMGAKGAIGSTFNFAAPFYLKVREYFEAGDMERARRQMLFCVEMVRIVVQYPPIPAQKAVMKMLGFDMGPCRLPLTALPDDQYEALRRQLAGIGFFDQLNAERSITE; encoded by the coding sequence ATGAACACCATTCAGCACACCGACGGCCTCATTGCCGCACTTTTTACGCCCTTCCATTCGGACGGCTCGGTCCACTACGAGCTGTTGCCGCCACTGGCGGAGCATTTGATCAGCAGCCGCATATCGGGCATTTTCATCTGCGGTAGCAATGGCGAAGGCCCTAACCTCACGCTCGAAGAGCGCATGCGGATTGCCGAAACGGTGATCGACGCGGGGAAAGGGCGGTTGCGCAACATCGTGCATGTAGGGCACGCCAGCATTGCGGAAGCACGCAAGCTCGCGCGCCACGCACAGGAAGCGGGTGCCGACGCCATTTCGTCGGTAGCGGCATTTTATTTCAAGCCCACATCGGTCCAAAACCTGGCCGATTGCATGACCGATATTGCAGCCGGGGCGCCCCAGCTGCCGTTCTACTACTATCATATTCCGTCGCTTACCGGTTTTTCGGTGGATGTGCTGGATTTGATGGGCATTGCAAAAAAGCAGATTCCAAACTTCGCAGGCATAAAATATACGGCGGCCACGCTTTGGGAATACCAGGAATGCCTGAACTTCGACCAGGGCAGATATGACGTTTTGTACGGTTTCGATGAAAACCATTTGCCGGCACTGGCAATGGGGGCGAAAGGGGCGATCGGCAGTACGTTCAACTTCGCGGCACCTTTTTACCTGAAAGTGCGGGAGTATTTCGAAGCGGGCGATATGGAAAGAGCGCGAAGACAAATGCTTTTCTGCGTCGAAATGGTGCGGATCGTCGTGCAGTATCCCCCTATCCCCGCGCAAAAAGCCGTGATGAAAATGCTCGGTTTCGACATGGGCCCCTGTCGCCTGCCGCTTACTGCCCTGCCCGACGATCAATATGAAGCGTTGCGACGCCAACTGGCGGGCATCGGCTTTTTTGATCAGCTAAACGCCGAGCGTTCCATTACCGAATGA
- a CDS encoding heme-binding protein, whose translation MLKVAGNALQTTRLGGAPTETTSMFGPLTDLIGTWVGNKGWNLVAVPNQNGGFILLVQPYTETLTITPLSTPTPNRGTHIVQQVPTLLYSLAIHSNIDGSLLHAENGTWLLLQDCPDAFSIARQASVPHGDSLLALGGSSVTGGAPDIPEISTLPITGPGSKPLGYTDPYLTPQPGFNKVNPNATLQEAIAGQTITSTTAITVNTANKGGITNIPFIVRNANTTSFEATFWIETVQNPNTGGSFLQLQYSQTSIIEFIQQFHDPSRLIQWPHVNINTMVKQ comes from the coding sequence ATGTTAAAAGTCGCAGGCAATGCCCTTCAAACGACGCGTTTGGGCGGCGCCCCCACGGAAACAACCTCCATGTTCGGCCCGCTTACCGACCTGATCGGTACCTGGGTAGGGAACAAGGGATGGAACCTCGTCGCCGTACCCAACCAGAACGGCGGCTTCATCCTCCTCGTGCAGCCTTACACCGAAACGCTCACCATCACGCCGTTGAGCACCCCCACGCCCAACCGCGGGACTCACATCGTGCAGCAGGTACCGACCCTGCTGTACAGCCTGGCCATCCACAGCAATATCGACGGAAGTTTGCTGCATGCCGAAAACGGGACCTGGCTTTTGTTGCAGGATTGTCCGGATGCGTTCAGCATTGCGCGCCAGGCCTCCGTACCCCACGGCGATTCCCTGCTGGCGCTGGGCGGCTCGTCGGTAACGGGCGGGGCGCCGGATATCCCCGAGATCAGCACATTGCCCATTACCGGGCCGGGTTCCAAGCCGCTCGGCTACACCGACCCCTACCTGACTCCGCAGCCGGGTTTCAACAAGGTCAACCCGAACGCGACCTTGCAGGAAGCGATCGCCGGTCAGACGATCACCTCTACGACCGCCATCACGGTAAACACGGCCAACAAAGGCGGCATTACCAACATTCCCTTCATCGTCCGGAACGCCAACACAACGAGTTTCGAAGCCACATTCTGGATCGAAACCGTGCAAAACCCGAATACAGGCGGTTCATTCCTGCAACTTCAATATTCGCAGACTTCCATCATCGAGTTCATACAGCAATTCCACGATCCGTCGAGACTGATCCAGTGGCCGCATGTGAACATCAACACGATGGTCAAACAATGA
- a CDS encoding FAD-dependent oxidoreductase — protein MTDHFDVIVVGGGAIGLSTGYHAGKRKAKTLVLEQFNFKNQLGSSAGVSRQYRIPYPEDYMVQMALDAQPYWDELQSLTPKTLLDKVGTLWFGDPSVHSTEGNIAEAEQALKALNVPYTNLTAREIEAQYHFRNLPDTYTGLFQADGASIDFRATIETLYQACEQSAYTTLREESPVTAIGRDGGLFTVTTPKGVFSGEKLVLVPGPYVDSVINLLGFTIEATYWNMSSAYFKKTDPSIRYPTWFVFQNAIGSNGNQFYGFPGVVWDHPEYIRVAPDFVIEPLTEPGQRTLVPNPQELAYTSEWVRSHMTGLDPAPCFTSTCLIALSKIPNKELLIDFAPPYVPDHEHIVVYATGWAAKFTPFLGKILTELALDGHSTFDISPFRLGYNYFKAI, from the coding sequence ATGACAGACCATTTCGATGTGATCGTGGTCGGCGGAGGGGCGATTGGCCTCTCTACCGGCTACCATGCAGGCAAGCGAAAAGCCAAAACGCTGGTTTTGGAGCAGTTCAATTTCAAAAACCAGCTCGGAAGCTCGGCGGGCGTCTCGCGGCAGTACCGCATTCCGTACCCCGAGGACTATATGGTGCAGATGGCACTGGACGCCCAGCCGTACTGGGACGAGCTGCAATCGCTGACGCCCAAAACTTTGCTCGACAAGGTGGGAACACTCTGGTTCGGGGACCCGTCCGTGCATTCGACGGAGGGCAATATCGCCGAAGCGGAGCAGGCGCTCAAAGCCCTGAATGTACCTTATACGAACCTGACGGCCAGGGAAATCGAGGCACAATACCATTTCCGTAACCTGCCCGACACGTATACCGGGCTATTCCAGGCCGACGGGGCGAGCATCGATTTCCGTGCCACCATTGAAACATTGTACCAGGCCTGCGAGCAAAGCGCTTACACCACTTTGCGGGAAGAGTCGCCCGTGACGGCGATCGGGCGGGACGGCGGGTTGTTTACCGTTACCACGCCAAAAGGTGTTTTTTCGGGTGAAAAGCTGGTGCTGGTGCCCGGCCCTTATGTCGACAGCGTGATCAACCTGCTCGGCTTTACGATCGAGGCTACCTATTGGAATATGTCGTCGGCCTATTTCAAAAAGACCGACCCATCGATCCGGTACCCGACGTGGTTCGTGTTCCAGAATGCGATCGGATCGAACGGCAACCAGTTCTACGGCTTTCCCGGCGTGGTTTGGGACCATCCCGAATACATCCGCGTGGCGCCCGATTTCGTGATCGAGCCGCTTACCGAGCCGGGGCAACGCACACTGGTGCCCAACCCGCAGGAACTCGCGTACACGTCCGAATGGGTGCGCTCGCACATGACTGGCCTGGACCCGGCGCCCTGTTTTACTTCCACCTGCCTGATCGCACTCAGCAAGATCCCCAATAAGGAACTTCTGATCGATTTTGCGCCGCCTTATGTGCCCGATCATGAGCATATCGTGGTTTACGCCACAGGCTGGGCGGCGAAATTCACACCGTTTCTCGGCAAAATACTGACCGAGCTCGCACTGGACGGTCATTCGACGTTCGACATTTCACCGTTCAGGCTGGGATACAATTATTTCAAGGCAATCTAA
- a CDS encoding sialidase family protein — MKKTYAIALLCCTWQFLPSGSKAWQPPATMARDVPETRALFVAGENGYKSYRIPSLIRAKNGALIAFCEGRKDGAADAGDIDLLMKRSTDNGKTWGPQTVVWDDGANTCGNPCPVLDEQTGEILLLLTHNRGDVSESDIITKKSTSTRTVWLSGSSDNGITWSKPVEITQTTKKPEWGWYATGPGIGIQIKNGPHKGRLVIPCDFSYDDPNGKVRNGPFEYGAHAIYSDDHGKTWQLGGSITPKMNECQVVEIADGNGTLLMNMRSYFGRGRRAQSVSYDGGVSWTAPEDVPELVEPVCQASVIRYEWPDAKKAGAILFLNPASTGKRHNLTIRASFDEGKTWPVIKTICPGPSAYSSMAVLPDGQILCLYEAGKTGAYEQIVLQTIAPGWLFGDRKP; from the coding sequence ATGAAGAAAACATACGCGATAGCCCTTTTGTGCTGCACATGGCAGTTCCTGCCGTCCGGGTCGAAAGCGTGGCAGCCGCCCGCTACTATGGCCCGGGATGTTCCCGAAACCCGAGCGTTATTTGTAGCGGGGGAAAATGGCTATAAAAGTTATCGCATTCCTTCGCTCATCAGGGCAAAAAACGGGGCATTGATCGCCTTTTGCGAAGGCCGGAAGGACGGTGCAGCCGATGCCGGGGATATCGATCTGCTGATGAAACGCTCTACCGACAACGGAAAAACCTGGGGCCCGCAAACGGTAGTGTGGGACGACGGGGCCAATACCTGCGGCAACCCTTGCCCCGTACTCGACGAGCAAACCGGCGAAATTCTGCTTCTGCTCACCCATAACCGCGGCGACGTGTCGGAAAGCGACATTATTACCAAAAAATCCACGTCGACCCGGACCGTATGGCTATCCGGCAGTTCGGACAACGGTATTACCTGGTCAAAACCGGTTGAAATAACACAAACCACCAAAAAACCGGAATGGGGCTGGTATGCGACCGGACCGGGTATCGGGATACAAATCAAAAACGGCCCTCACAAAGGACGCCTGGTAATCCCCTGCGATTTCAGTTACGACGATCCGAACGGCAAAGTACGCAACGGGCCGTTCGAATACGGTGCGCATGCGATTTACAGCGACGATCATGGCAAAACATGGCAGCTAGGCGGTTCCATCACACCGAAAATGAACGAATGCCAGGTAGTTGAAATAGCCGACGGCAACGGCACGCTCCTGATGAACATGCGCTCGTATTTTGGTCGCGGCCGCCGGGCACAGTCGGTCAGCTACGACGGCGGTGTGAGCTGGACGGCGCCCGAGGACGTTCCCGAACTGGTGGAACCGGTATGTCAGGCGTCGGTTATCCGGTACGAATGGCCGGATGCGAAAAAAGCGGGCGCGATATTGTTTCTGAATCCCGCAAGCACCGGCAAGCGCCATAACCTGACCATACGGGCGAGCTTCGACGAAGGCAAAACCTGGCCGGTCATCAAAACCATTTGCCCAGGCCCGTCCGCCTATTCGAGCATGGCCGTATTGCCCGACGGCCAAATCCTGTGCCTTTACGAAGCCGGCAAAACCGGTGCCTATGAGCAGATCGTCTTGCAAACGATCGCGCCCGGGTGGCTTTTCGGCGACCGCAAACCCTGA
- a CDS encoding sodium/solute symporter (Members of the Solute:Sodium Symporter (SSS), TC 2.A.21 as described in tcdb.org, catalyze solute:Na+ symport. Known solutes for members of the family include sugars, amino acids, nucleosides, inositols, vitamins, urea or anions, depending on the system.): protein MVASAERAGPSLLQWKNLPPLPDAVGLAGAYAGVGNDALVVAGGANFPGNAGPWGTAPKTWHDDIFVLENPSGRWKKAGKLPHAMGYGISLTTPEGVFCMGGADGTRHYSEAFILNWRNGRIDVTRLPALPIPLAYASGALLDDKIYIAGGTVAPSDTNASNRFWEFDLRKKQWNELPPIPGDGRMLGVAGAQDGRFFLFSGVGLHYNVTTGAARRTYLKECLAYNPVSKSWKRIAGLPNAVAAAPSPAYAAGQSHLLVIGGDDGTYANRVMELKENHPGFRREILAYHTITDTWAPLGIYPEGKAAVTTPLVTWNGLPVIPSGEVQPGIRTPRVTEGSPVSSTGTFNGADWTVVSVYFLLVLGISIYVSRKMGASTDDFFLGGQNIPWWAAGLSIFGSKLSALTFIAIPAKTYATDWTYIFANAMIVVVAPVVIWFFLPYFRKLNITSVYEYLAFRFNKTVKLVGSFTFVVFQVGRLGIVIYLPALVLSTVTGMNLMLCIMLTSLITTAYTISGGIEAVVWTEVMQVGVLLGGAFLSLFFIADAVGGFGSFFEQASRADKFHMVNSGWAITEPVLWVVLVGNFLTQIVTYTSDQVVVQRYLTTPTEAEARRSIWTNAFLVIPATLIFFLVGTALWVYFKQSPQLLNTMARTDDIFPWFISTRLPAGLRGLVIAGLFAATMSTISSSMNSIATVVTTDFFGHFAPGSTDLQRFRFARYITLALGAAGIGIAIWLVFMENNSIWDEYLKLIGIFGGCLAGMFVAGIFFPSINSTGILAGFFLSAVLLYFVQANGWVHFFLYPGVGIFGCVVFGWLVSKAVPVTRSA, encoded by the coding sequence ATGGTCGCCAGTGCCGAACGCGCCGGTCCTTCGCTATTGCAGTGGAAAAACCTGCCGCCGCTTCCCGACGCCGTCGGCTTAGCCGGGGCTTATGCGGGTGTCGGCAACGACGCACTGGTTGTGGCGGGCGGTGCCAATTTTCCGGGTAATGCCGGGCCGTGGGGTACGGCGCCCAAAACGTGGCATGACGATATTTTTGTACTCGAAAATCCATCGGGGCGCTGGAAAAAAGCGGGCAAGCTGCCCCATGCGATGGGTTATGGCATTTCGCTCACGACTCCCGAAGGCGTTTTCTGCATGGGCGGTGCCGACGGTACGAGGCATTACAGCGAAGCATTCATTCTAAACTGGCGAAACGGACGCATTGACGTCACTCGTTTGCCTGCTTTGCCCATCCCGCTTGCCTATGCTTCCGGGGCGCTGCTGGACGACAAAATATACATTGCGGGCGGCACCGTGGCACCGTCCGATACCAATGCGTCCAACCGTTTCTGGGAGTTTGATCTGCGCAAAAAACAATGGAACGAACTACCGCCCATACCCGGAGATGGCCGCATGCTAGGCGTTGCCGGCGCGCAGGATGGCCGTTTCTTTCTGTTCAGCGGAGTCGGGTTACATTATAATGTTACCACCGGAGCCGCCCGGCGCACCTATTTGAAAGAGTGCCTTGCCTATAATCCCGTTTCCAAAAGCTGGAAACGCATTGCCGGCCTACCCAACGCGGTAGCGGCCGCCCCCTCGCCTGCGTATGCGGCCGGGCAGTCGCACCTGCTCGTGATAGGTGGTGACGATGGTACTTATGCAAACCGGGTGATGGAGCTGAAAGAAAACCATCCCGGTTTCCGCAGGGAGATCTTGGCATACCACACCATTACCGACACCTGGGCACCGCTTGGCATATATCCCGAAGGTAAAGCGGCGGTTACCACGCCGCTCGTAACGTGGAACGGTCTGCCGGTGATTCCCTCAGGGGAGGTACAGCCAGGTATCCGTACGCCGCGCGTGACGGAAGGCAGCCCGGTATCGAGCACCGGCACATTCAATGGGGCCGACTGGACGGTAGTATCGGTTTACTTCCTGCTTGTACTCGGCATCAGTATTTATGTTTCCCGCAAGATGGGCGCCAGCACCGACGATTTCTTTCTCGGAGGACAGAATATCCCCTGGTGGGCAGCCGGGTTAAGTATTTTCGGCAGCAAACTGAGCGCGCTCACATTCATCGCCATTCCTGCGAAAACCTATGCCACCGACTGGACCTACATTTTCGCCAATGCGATGATCGTCGTCGTGGCGCCGGTCGTGATCTGGTTTTTCCTGCCCTATTTTCGTAAACTGAACATCACCAGTGTATATGAATACCTTGCATTTCGGTTCAATAAAACGGTCAAACTGGTTGGCAGCTTCACATTTGTCGTTTTTCAGGTCGGAAGGCTGGGCATTGTTATCTATCTGCCCGCGCTGGTGCTGAGCACGGTCACCGGTATGAACCTGATGCTCTGCATTATGCTCACCAGCCTGATTACCACCGCCTATACCATTTCCGGGGGGATCGAAGCGGTCGTATGGACCGAGGTAATGCAGGTAGGCGTACTACTTGGCGGCGCATTTCTGAGCCTGTTCTTCATCGCCGACGCGGTTGGCGGATTCGGTTCGTTCTTTGAACAGGCAAGCCGGGCAGACAAATTCCACATGGTCAACAGCGGCTGGGCCATTACCGAGCCGGTGCTTTGGGTGGTGCTGGTGGGGAATTTCCTGACGCAGATCGTGACTTACACGTCCGACCAGGTGGTGGTGCAGCGTTACCTTACCACACCCACCGAAGCCGAAGCGCGGCGCTCGATCTGGACCAATGCGTTTCTGGTAATTCCCGCAACATTGATATTTTTCCTTGTCGGGACCGCATTATGGGTGTATTTCAAACAATCGCCCCAGCTGTTGAACACCATGGCCCGGACGGACGACATTTTTCCCTGGTTTATCTCCACCCGACTGCCCGCCGGCCTGCGCGGACTTGTGATAGCGGGGCTGTTCGCTGCGACGATGTCTACCATCAGTTCTTCCATGAATTCCATTGCCACGGTGGTCACGACCGATTTCTTCGGCCATTTCGCACCCGGGTCTACGGATTTGCAACGGTTCCGCTTCGCACGCTACATCACCCTCGCGTTAGGCGCGGCCGGAATCGGCATTGCGATCTGGCTCGTTTTTATGGAAAACAATAGTATCTGGGACGAATACCTGAAACTGATCGGCATATTCGGCGGTTGCTTGGCGGGAATGTTTGTAGCCGGGATATTTTTCCCTTCGATCAACAGCACGGGTATCCTGGCCGGTTTTTTCCTGAGCGCGGTACTACTCTATTTTGTTCAGGCCAACGGGTGGGTGCATTTCTTTCTGTACCCCGGCGTGGGCATATTTGGCTGCGTGGTCTTCGGATGGCTCGTCAGCAAGGCCGTACCGGTTACTCGATCCGCCTGA
- a CDS encoding FAD-dependent oxidoreductase, whose translation MNKNTPLNNGMQPGLQMEVAIIGAGTSGLYSAYRLTDTGKFTGGQVQVFDMSERIGGRLESVVLPGMDFWGELGGMRYLTSQEIVTTLIEGYPLSEKDLSKRTPVLKDRMTPVPFPMGNPADLLFYLRKEHFRQNAWNVAQQEGRKLVTRYYLNDDDIGFSSDQLFNKIIYDVLMADPWFAGKYAGKVSKGPTEYDFAFMLTSRDWDDVKPNLTYHFPGSPYDGRKVNDLGFWNLIKDQVSEEGYQFVANAGGYYSNTINWNAAEAFPYMVGDFSADVTYKTIGEGYDSIAYALANQYMGVEGACIWSENKLLTFSKGHGFRDTYRYELTFLNIPGNVIWHAYANHVILGMPRKSLELLDQQNFFFNSSENTRLDGNIRSVIMEPAFKILMGFTEPWWKKLGIDSGHSITDLPMRQCYYFGTDPRNNNSMLLGSYGDMETETFWKALSDDTVLFKVRATESASLAELKALEREQATQLMVNEIMSQLRELHGDRVVIPEPYVTYFRDWTDDPFGAGYHAWKAGVSVKDVMPYMRKPDAGENIHVVGEAYSDQQGWVEGAVCEAEKMLEEHFGLTRPKWLSDTYYMGW comes from the coding sequence ATGAACAAAAACACGCCACTTAACAATGGAATGCAGCCCGGCCTTCAAATGGAGGTCGCGATTATCGGCGCGGGTACCTCGGGCCTTTACAGTGCTTATCGCCTTACCGACACGGGCAAATTCACCGGCGGGCAGGTACAGGTATTCGATATGAGCGAGCGCATCGGTGGCCGGCTGGAATCGGTGGTCCTGCCGGGAATGGATTTCTGGGGCGAGCTCGGTGGAATGCGTTACCTGACTTCCCAGGAAATCGTGACGACGCTCATCGAAGGCTATCCATTGAGCGAAAAGGACCTTTCCAAACGCACCCCGGTGCTCAAAGACCGCATGACGCCTGTGCCATTCCCGATGGGTAACCCGGCCGATCTGCTTTTCTATCTGCGCAAGGAGCATTTCAGGCAGAACGCCTGGAACGTGGCGCAGCAGGAAGGCCGGAAGCTCGTCACCCGCTATTACCTCAACGACGACGACATCGGTTTCAGCTCGGACCAGCTTTTCAACAAAATCATTTACGACGTGCTCATGGCCGATCCGTGGTTTGCGGGCAAATATGCCGGCAAGGTGTCGAAAGGCCCGACGGAATACGACTTTGCTTTCATGCTTACCAGCCGCGACTGGGACGATGTGAAGCCCAATCTGACCTATCATTTTCCCGGTTCGCCTTACGATGGCAGAAAGGTGAACGACCTGGGATTCTGGAACCTGATCAAAGACCAGGTGTCGGAAGAGGGATACCAGTTTGTGGCGAATGCCGGGGGCTACTATTCTAATACGATCAACTGGAATGCGGCGGAGGCGTTTCCCTATATGGTGGGGGATTTTTCCGCAGATGTGACCTATAAAACCATCGGGGAAGGCTATGACAGCATCGCATATGCGCTGGCTAACCAGTACATGGGCGTGGAAGGTGCCTGTATCTGGTCGGAAAACAAGCTCCTGACGTTTTCGAAAGGGCACGGGTTTCGCGATACGTACCGGTACGAGCTCACATTCCTGAACATTCCCGGCAATGTAATCTGGCACGCCTATGCCAACCACGTTATCCTCGGAATGCCGCGCAAATCGCTCGAATTGCTCGATCAGCAAAATTTCTTTTTCAATTCCAGCGAAAATACCCGGCTCGACGGCAATATACGCTCCGTGATCATGGAACCGGCATTCAAAATCCTGATGGGCTTCACCGAGCCGTGGTGGAAAAAGCTCGGTATCGATTCGGGGCATTCGATCACCGACTTGCCGATGCGCCAATGCTATTATTTCGGCACCGACCCGCGGAACAACAACTCGATGCTGCTTGGCAGCTATGGCGACATGGAAACCGAGACGTTCTGGAAGGCATTGTCGGATGATACGGTTTTGTTTAAAGTCAGAGCGACCGAATCGGCTTCACTCGCGGAGCTGAAGGCACTTGAACGCGAACAGGCCACGCAACTGATGGTGAACGAAATCATGTCGCAACTGAGGGAACTCCACGGCGACCGGGTGGTCATCCCCGAACCCTACGTGACCTACTTCCGCGACTGGACCGACGATCCGTTCGGGGCGGGTTACCATGCCTGGAAAGCGGGCGTGTCGGTGAAGGACGTCATGCCTTATATGCGCAAGCCCGACGCCGGCGAGAATATCCACGTTGTCGGTGAGGCGTATTCCGATCAGCAGGGATGGGTGGAAGGCGCGGTCTGCGAAGCCGAGAAAATGCTGGAAGAGCATTTCGGCCTGACGCGCCCGAAATGGCTGAGCGATACGTATTATATGGGTTGGTAA
- a CDS encoding GntR family transcriptional regulator codes for MNDLKKDIRPVEASTMADMVESRLREYLKRKSFVPGDALPKEQELADALGVSRNVVREALSRLRMLGMIDTRKKRGMVLAQPDILGSLERVLDPLILGKNTLRDIFELRLVLEMGLADLIYLRKTSGDITDLEAIVEQEMNKQQKAFRVEHEVAFHGKLYQMTGNDTYMRFQKMLLPVFEYVLDYEIGKDGETEAGQVTHHDLVEILKTGDAEDFRHGMKAHLKPHFDRLKA; via the coding sequence ATGAACGATTTGAAAAAGGACATCCGGCCTGTGGAGGCTTCCACGATGGCCGATATGGTGGAATCCAGGCTGCGCGAGTATCTGAAACGAAAATCATTCGTGCCGGGCGACGCGTTGCCCAAAGAACAGGAACTGGCCGATGCGCTGGGAGTTAGCCGCAATGTCGTCCGCGAGGCGCTCAGCCGGCTGCGTATGCTCGGCATGATCGACACCCGTAAAAAACGCGGAATGGTACTCGCACAGCCCGATATTCTGGGCTCGCTCGAAAGGGTGCTCGACCCGCTGATCCTGGGCAAAAACACATTAAGGGATATTTTCGAACTCCGCCTTGTCCTTGAAATGGGCCTGGCCGACCTCATTTACCTGCGCAAGACCTCCGGCGATATTACCGACCTGGAGGCCATCGTGGAGCAGGAAATGAACAAGCAACAAAAAGCTTTCCGGGTAGAGCACGAGGTCGCTTTTCATGGCAAGCTTTACCAAATGACCGGCAACGATACCTACATGCGCTTCCAGAAAATGCTGCTGCCCGTTTTTGAATACGTGCTCGACTACGAGATCGGAAAGGACGGGGAAACGGAAGCGGGGCAGGTCACTCATCACGACCTGGTGGAGATATTGAAAACCGGCGACGCGGAGGATTTCAGGCACGGCATGAAAGCCCATCTGAAACCCCATTTCGACCGGCTGAAAGCCTGA